The genomic region gatataccttaggactctcttaggaccaggttacatgatggtataaacctctgtgatcggttcatgagttatccgagtcttttacgcatttccgttaatcgcctaaaagttgaccgtaacgccattttgaaaataaaacgagtatttcggacacgtgaacggaccagaaccttgcttattaaattataagcatgtccttaaagtttcacgtcaatccaaggtctagaatgagagttatgctaaatggcgcatttaaagtaaactttagtaattaacggcgcaattagcataacacctacctaaaccaagatttcgtcaccaaaacttttacccactgtattaaaataatattttgggaattttaaagatttctaatgatttttacctcgctcataacctgcggttatggctacggttcggtaaataccgaatatgcccttttcggccaaaacatgagttctacaaggtcttttgacccgattccagttgctactgattttaaataataagtaaagtattttagactttataaactgttcgggaaactcagatttcctgtagaactcgaaaggccctttaaaagtttttaaaatgaccgaaaaacccctacggggcgtaatattaacttaaactcgttacgggcatcacggaaggtatcctactgataccacaacctctttaaggcatattgacttaggaaataagcgtacgactctcatggttaaccgtttcgcctattgcgcgcacggttcggcttatgaaactagttttcataaattagccgatacgggtcaaataatattatttgaaccccaaattccagagtgtgaaccataaacctatttaaaacaagtctctgaacttgttgggtcagaatcacactccattctcggttttcgccttttcgcgcgattaaaccgtatctatatacatatatatatatatatcggaaccaaccggtctaggctacggccattataaaagactcgttaggattctaagaggttaattaaaaccttcgttccagattaggagccccagtaaaagttatcggtgatttaatccaaattaaggaaatatacttgcaaaggtaaatactttaacttatttcccctatatgggcttgggttacggtatgttaataccgcttgattgagcattgtattcttccatcgcttaggtggttaattaaataatatgatcggctcatttaaacagttttgtttcttaaaagcctttggggggtttaatgaccgttgtcccggatatccttggcatcattttacgaaatggccacgaccatcgacatcccggtgtaggcgtacacccggtatatattgtcgacattaaattaaaagacgtagccgttggtttttatactacggttttacgcaatgtggtgtgtctataaatctttaacccagcacgacccgggctactgaacgcataaaagaacatgtaaaacgttcacaagattttattataattttcccaagttataaaagagtttgtgccttgtgcattcaaatcaattttaaataaacattttcaaatgtgtcagttgaatgtatttaccagtgtaaactgacgtattttccccaaaaagattaaatgcaggtactatacgtaatgggctggtataggcgtcctaagcatcgtacatagtctcgcaaactcgatgctgcatctgaatgaacaatatttattacttttgatccgctgtggatatattcaacttctgtaatacatttgatattacaaccagaggttgaagtttatatatttatctttaagcttccactgtgcattatataattgtgtggtttgactatattgttgccaacatcgtcacggtaatcccccaccgggcccaccggtgagacacgtggaaatcggggtgtgacattataggctgaacagaaggctgggcacggccccgtgtccgctggacacgcccccgtgcctgtctgacactctctcccttcattaattgtaattcgcaattacaattaatgcgcctgctgtactttcgccacgcccccgtgctcactggacacggccccgtggtgggcaatagaagcttctataggtttgtcttttctgctgcttcttgggcacggccccgtgctggctgagcacggggcgtgttcagtcttctgacttctcttttctgcttgggaagatgccgttgaggggtcgggcaatccacttttgttccttttcttgtatttatgttagatttagctgtctttgtgcttcttttgtgaatttgagctcattttatcctgaaaatacaaaaggaagacaaaaacactctttttccaacattagtacttaaaaagggtcagttttatgcctcaattgatgtaatttatatgttgcatgcTAGGGCTAATGATATAGGTCTGGGGTTTAATACCATCCCATATCCGTTGGCTCTTTTAAAACTAATTAAGGCATCGACATTGGAGAAACAAACCTCACCAAAGGATGGAGGTAGGTAAAATTTTAAACAAGCGAAAATCAATCTACCATTGCTTGATGCTCTAATAAAGGTTCCTGCTCATGTTGAATGCTTGAAAGAGTTAAGCACCGAAAACGGCACAACAAACTACCTGAACCGGTTGATTTGATATCTCATGTTAGTGTCGTTTTATCGACTGCCCTCCCCCAAAAAGCTCAAGATCCCGGAGATCCTCTTATTCCAATCTAAATTGGTAAATTTAAAATTAAGAGGGCACTCCTAGATCTTGGAGCTTGTGTAAGCATCTTGCCCGGGAGTCTGTacgaccaatatgattttggtccttTGAAAAAGTTTGACACCCTCGTGGTGTTGGCCGATCAGACTCCCACGCATCCAAGGGGGATGGTGGAAGATGTGATGGTTAGGGTTGTGGTGGATGGTTATGGAGAATGGATTGGTGGAATAATGGGGATTAGGGTTAGGAAGTGAAAATGGATGATCAATTCGGTTGAAGATGGATGTCATTGATGAATTAGAATTGAGGTTAAGGGTGTTCTTAGCTCCAAGATGAGGTTCAAAACTTCAAAAACACGTAACTCCTGCAGAAATGGTCAAAACAATCAATATAACCCACCCCTAAAAGTTGGaaatcaaaattttaaaataCCCTATTCCATACCCTTAGCCTAGCCTCGTTAGAACCCTTttaaagaccttttgacttgtgcttagtatttgtgttcggtggtggaaaatgattgagttgcaagcctatgcgggtgcgtgttctaatcggtttgagtGATTACATCAAAAGTGCTAATGCATCATCGATTAGCTAACttttaaaccgagtggagagaacattgtgagggatgtgtatgatttgtgagtttcaagggtgggttaatcttggataaccatttttaTGTGATTAGTCACTTTACCgctaaaaattttgaaaattgtAAGAATCATGAACCGGGTACGACATTAGACCTTAGCTTACGTCTCAAGAATGGGAAGTGTATTTTTCGTTCGACCCAcatgaaagtgaaaaacagatttgcttgagggcaagcaaaatacaagtgtggggatgtgatgcgtGGTCGAATACGGGTGTTTCTTTATGCTTAAGTGTATGTTTTTACATAacttttagtttcgaatagcctgcTTTTGATTGGAAttgtgttttacaggtctaacggagtttaaggagctattcgGGAGCTATACGGAGCATCGAGATGGAAAACAGGTCAACCGGGAGAAAGAAATAGGAAAAATAGAAATCCAAGGTTAGAGGGgtcgtcgccgacgccctccaGATAGTTCCGTCAGCCAAATTGTTGCGTAAGCAGTAGATTAGTGCGTCAGAAGAATCTGAGACAACCactggccgtcggcgacgcccctccTATGTTCCAAACGCAAAATTGGAGTTTGAAACCATATCTTGGAGCTAAGAACTCAAAACCCTTCATCCCCAATCCATCCAATCATCATCGAATCATCCGAATTCACCGTCGAATCGCATTCCACAACCTTAATCACCATCCATCCTCCGATCCGTTCATCACTATCATGCATCCTAACCCTAATCACCATTTTCACTGTTtcaaagcttcaagatgtttGTGTTCAAGTTCTAATCATCCGGTGATCGCGTTCATTTAACTATGAGCGGCTAATTCttgcgggtttcacccctttgTAGGTTTTTGTAAGTTTCTAGGGTTTAAACATTGCTTTTAAGATTTGATTTGTGACAAGTTAtgatttgattttgaaacttatgataattTTCTTGCATTTGTTTTGTATTCGTAAATGCTCGAGtgaagattaaatttgactttgcaAAATGTTTATGTGAAATCATGCCTTGTCTGGGTtagagtttacatgttcttggtaacgaagtgcatcgCGGTCCGTCGTTTATGACGTCgatagctcttggcacctaagccACGCGACACTAAATTCGATAATCATATTTGCAAATTGCAATTGAATTGAATCTAAAACGTTTAGAAACCCTAGGACTTCAATTACCGAACCGGATGTAAACCTTGTTTTCCAAAATATTGTCTTAAaccattcatcaagttttagttCAATTGTTCAAGTTTTTAGTAGTTAAGTAATCAAGTTTTAGTTCAATTGTTCAAGTTTTTAGGTGTAACGAGCATAATCGTCTAATGTACAAGTATAAAGCATGTATAATGGTGTTTAAAACATTGATTTTGAGTATGAACATGTAAACAAGTCTAAAATGTGTAACATAATTATGAATAACATAGTTGagtttcattatgatcaatagtctACTGTTATTTTTCTACATGTTTATTCATGTTACTTTAATATTTTCAAGTGTTTGTTTACTGCATTTAGGTGTGTCCAAGTTGGGGGTAGTAAGTTTATTTCATTTCCTTTGTTTGTAAGGCTATCTAAAGCCATATGGTCGTTGTTGGAGTTTATGAATGATGAATGTTAAATCTGTAATTTCCATCTCGAGTTCTTCTAGTACCTTATCCTTGTTTCTTCGGCCAACGATTAAAATAAATTGTTGGAACCACATCATATACATCTTTCTTTCGCACGTCAGGGTCAAGTTCTTTAGAGATAACTTTTTGTGAGGAGCAAATATAACATCATACAGAGTACCCCCATCGTTTCTCCATTTATGCCAACAACTCTTTGACCTTTCAATTCGTCATAGGAACACCCATTCgttaaaaacatcaaaaacccATCCAATAAGGAAACAAAAAAACGCTGCCATATCACCATCACCTTTTACATCGAAACCCCCCTCTCAGCCCCACCATCTGCCGCATACCcacctttttctttatttttttcatGTTTGTGAGAAAATATGGATAGAAAAAATGAGCTCAAAAAATGAAATCCACAATTGGTAAAAATGAATGAGGtagaaaaatgagaaaaaatgAATGCTAAAAATACCTTATTTGTATATGCTCTTAGTGTTATGAGTTATGACACGGAGTCCGTGCCACCAGAGGGTTCATGACCTTTCTGCTTGGGCCCATTGGTCCAGACGAGTGATCCGGTTCAGGTGCCTATTCTTAGTGGCCCAGATATATGTGATGGTCCGGACCAGTGGTACATGTGAACAATATGAGGGCTGGACCGGCTGGTTACCTCTTCAAAGTTCAACGCGGAAGCTCTTTTTCAACTGAATATATGTGGGCTGTTGGAGTGTACGAAGCCCAAGCCCAAGCCCATTTGAAACTCCACTCCGTCAACCGCCACGTTATCCTGTATTGATGGGTCAGTTGCGTCAAAATTCAAttcaaaaacaataaataaattcCAAAAGTAAATCTACTTTTTCCCCTTTCTATTCGCCTTTACCAAAAAATCAACAAATTTTCAGACAATCTTCACAGGTTATACATCCTGAAACTCAAATTCAAATTTCTGTAATTTCACAATATTTTCTGATAATTTCCTTCTAATTAGGTATTCTATTGAATGTCGAAGCTATTGCACAGCAGAAGAATACGATTTGGTGCTCGAAACGACGTCGTAGACGATACAGCTTTAGATTCCTCTCTAGCTGACGGAAATTCCTACCGCCGTAGCGCCACCACCCACCGTCGCCATCATCACCGCCACGATCTCGGTGGCTGCAACCCTCCCTCACGGCGTCTCCACCGCCTTCACCTCTCAGTAATTCCAATTTActatttatttattcaatttatTTAATTACTGTTTTTAATTCAGTTCTTTTATTAGTATATAGTAATATGTTTACAGTAAAACTGTTGGTGTTAGATATAGATTATAGATACATGATGTTCAGTTAATAATAATTCTAGGGTTTCGTAATTTTTTTAGTAAGGTTGAATTTGTGATTGACAGGAACATGAAGAAGGTGTTAATCAACCTCACTCTGGTAGCATAATAAATTCAGAAGATTTCAGAAGCATACATCGATGGGGGGCAACGGAGAACGATAGGCTTCCCGGAGTTGTATTACTTGCAAGGGAAAGACTTGTTGAAAGATTGAGAGGTGTTAATATCTCACAAAACAGGTATCAATATCATGTTTCTCAATTTACGCTGCAAAAACGTGTGCACTTGTAACTTTTCTTATATATTATGTGATGCATGAATTAGGTGGTTATCTGTTGAGCGCGTAGTTCTTTACTTAGAATTGGTTCTGTATTTGACGCGTCGGTTATGTTATTGGTAGTTGCTAATATTGTTATTATTGGGTATGTTTGTTTGTATTGGTTTTACTTGCAGGCAAAACACTAGGTCTTCTTTCAGCATCCATCAAGATGACTTCTCATTTAACAGTCTGCCAATGTCATCAATGACAAAAATGCTCCCACCTGGACTGTCTAAACATGAATTGAATCGTTTACAATTGACGGTTTTTAACGAAGGAAACAACGAAACTTCAAGTGCATCGAGGGAGTGTAGTATTTGTCTTGAAGGTTTTGAGCATGGTGATGAGCTTATAAACCTGGCTTGCATGCACCGATTCCATTGCTCCTGCTTGTTTCCATGGATTGAGGTATGTGGGGCCTGCCCAAACTGTAGGAAAGACATAGTTGTAACTAGTGATAACCCTGTTTCTTGACTATAATGCC from Helianthus annuus cultivar XRQ/B chromosome 10, HanXRQr2.0-SUNRISE, whole genome shotgun sequence harbors:
- the LOC118483325 gene encoding probable E3 ubiquitin-protein ligase RHY1A, with the translated sequence MSKLLHSRRIRFGARNDVVDDTALDSSLADGNSYRRSATTHRRHHHRHDLGGCNPPSRRLHRLHLSEHEEGVNQPHSGSIINSEDFRSIHRWGATENDRLPGVVLLARERLVERLRGVNISQNRQNTRSSFSIHQDDFSFNSLPMSSMTKMLPPGLSKHELNRLQLTVFNEGNNETSSASRECSICLEGFEHGDELINLACMHRFHCSCLFPWIEVCGACPNCRKDIVVTSDNPVS